One Algibacter sp. L3A6 genomic region harbors:
- a CDS encoding T9SS type B sorting domain-containing protein, protein MNRKTYFLFVYLCIVCNYIQSQNTFVPDDNFEQFLIDAGADFGPLDNLVPTANISGITNLDLESQNIADLTGIEDFAALSILNCSDNNLSSLSVINNVNLTELYCSNNSITSLDVTSLGALKIFWCTNNQLSNLDVTQNLNLISLVCDANFLNYLDTTENGKLTVLSSANNTLLDLNVTENKNLNSLLINGNRLANIDLTENSILTILDCSFNLLTMLDLSLNRNIRTVTCNDNALSTLETSNNGDLVALNCSNNNLCILDIKNGNNSNLNSLDFSLNTNLNCVVVDNPENSYTNWEPTAFTNYVNSTEACSVIIPVDNLNNYIGISYTLPQITNGKYFTESNGNGLELRPGEVINNTQTIFIFNETVCDSNQSFFTVTIINDAFYIPKYFTPNNDGNHDFWQIYDTLNLVDRIYVFNRHGKLLKSFDTNYIGWNGVYNGQLLPPTDYWYLVTLKTKETLKGHFTLKR, encoded by the coding sequence ATGAACAGGAAAACCTATTTTTTATTTGTTTACCTGTGCATAGTTTGTAATTATATTCAATCTCAAAATACTTTTGTTCCAGATGATAATTTCGAACAGTTTTTAATAGATGCTGGTGCAGATTTTGGACCTTTAGATAACTTGGTTCCAACTGCGAATATTAGCGGTATTACCAATTTAGATCTAGAATCTCAAAATATAGCAGACCTTACCGGAATTGAAGATTTTGCAGCATTATCCATACTTAACTGCTCCGATAATAACTTATCGAGTTTATCAGTTATTAACAATGTAAACTTAACCGAGTTGTACTGTAGTAACAATAGTATTACCAGCTTAGATGTAACATCACTTGGTGCTTTAAAAATATTTTGGTGTACTAATAATCAACTTTCTAATCTCGATGTTACTCAAAACCTAAATTTAATTTCTTTGGTTTGCGATGCTAACTTTTTAAATTATTTAGATACTACCGAAAACGGAAAACTCACTGTATTATCTTCTGCAAATAATACATTATTAGATTTAAATGTAACCGAAAACAAGAATTTAAATTCTTTGTTAATAAATGGCAATAGGCTAGCAAACATAGACCTTACGGAGAATTCTATTTTAACTATTTTAGACTGTAGTTTCAACTTATTAACAATGTTAGATCTCTCGTTAAATAGAAATATTAGAACAGTGACTTGCAATGATAATGCGCTCTCTACATTAGAAACTTCGAATAATGGTGATTTGGTGGCTTTAAACTGCAGTAATAACAACTTATGCATACTAGATATTAAAAACGGAAACAATAGCAATTTAAACAGCTTAGATTTTAGTTTAAACACTAACCTAAACTGTGTTGTGGTAGATAATCCGGAAAATAGCTATACAAATTGGGAACCAACGGCGTTTACCAATTACGTAAATTCTACAGAAGCATGCAGTGTTATTATACCTGTTGATAACCTCAATAATTATATTGGCATTAGCTATACATTACCCCAAATTACTAACGGAAAATATTTTACAGAATCTAATGGAAACGGTCTAGAATTAAGGCCTGGCGAAGTTATTAACAATACACAAACCATATTTATTTTTAATGAAACGGTATGCGATAGTAATCAGTCGTTTTTTACAGTTACCATTATAAACGATGCTTTTTATATCCCTAAATATTTTACACCCAATAATGATGGTAATCACGATTTTTGGCAGATTTATGATACTTTAAATTTAGTAGATCGTATTTATGTGTTTAACAGACATGGCAAGCTACTAAAAAGCTTCGATACCAATTATATAGGTTGGAATGGTGTTTATAATGGTCAATTATTGCCTCCTACCGATTATTGGTATTTAGTGACATTAAAAACAAAAGAAACGCTAAAAGGGCATTTTACACTAAAACGGTAG
- a CDS encoding sigma-70 family RNA polymerase sigma factor, with amino-acid sequence METQNIWNTFNDELYFFILKRVKNKNDTNDIFQNTFLKIHKNLDKLKNEEKVKAWIFQIARNEITNHFNKEALYAGEEVNTNKEISQNINEDVCCFDRFITDLPKIYQDVIELIYIKGLKQKEAASTLDISLENVKARIKRSKEILKTNFKACCKYDLDKKGNLIGEPDCTICNPC; translated from the coding sequence ATGGAAACCCAAAACATATGGAATACTTTCAACGACGAACTTTATTTTTTTATACTTAAACGTGTAAAAAATAAGAACGATACCAATGATATTTTCCAAAATACCTTTTTAAAAATTCATAAAAATCTAGATAAACTTAAAAATGAAGAAAAAGTAAAAGCTTGGATTTTTCAGATTGCTAGAAATGAAATTACAAATCACTTTAATAAAGAGGCTCTTTATGCAGGTGAAGAAGTAAATACTAATAAAGAAATTTCTCAAAATATTAATGAAGACGTATGTTGTTTTGATCGTTTTATAACCGATTTACCAAAAATTTATCAGGATGTTATTGAACTGATTTACATTAAAGGCTTAAAACAAAAAGAAGCTGCGAGTACTCTAGATATAAGCCTAGAAAATGTAAAAGCTAGAATAAAAAGATCTAAAGAAATTTTGAAAACAAATTTTAAAGCCTGTTGTAAATACGACTTGGATAAAAAAGGAAACTTAATTGGTGAGCCCGATTGTACCATTTGTAATCCTTGTTAA
- a CDS encoding heavy metal-binding domain-containing protein — MILTTTNTIEGHSIKNYLGVVSGVDVNMPKTTISFNMEKYYENYENKINEVKEAAFQKLHANANKLGANAVVGIALDIETIPTSGIIIVSITGTAVMVV; from the coding sequence ATGATTTTAACAACAACAAATACTATTGAAGGACACAGCATTAAAAACTATTTAGGTGTTGTAAGTGGCGTAGATGTTAATATGCCAAAAACTACAATTTCGTTTAATATGGAAAAATATTACGAAAATTACGAGAATAAAATCAATGAAGTAAAGGAAGCAGCTTTTCAAAAACTGCATGCAAATGCTAACAAATTAGGCGCAAATGCCGTTGTTGGTATTGCGTTAGATATAGAAACGATACCAACTTCGGGTATAATTATAGTCTCTATTACAGGCACAGCAGTTATGGTGGTTTAG
- a CDS encoding OmpA family protein, whose amino-acid sequence MYKFILSFLFILTTGSTFSQSELSHDVYFDTDKFTVPSTEKNRLLLFISTLQDLEIESISIYGFCDDVGADTYNLKLSQNRADAIKSIFSDNEISEDLITNVDGKGEILLKIIEDNNILNIRGLNRKVEINVKPKPPVVEEVVIEKIVEVEEPPKPKLPKNAPEKLQGKLNIGDKIILENILFKTGYSTILSSSKKTLDTLAKILVARKNLYFTIQGHVCCTQLTRDAVDRKTKERNLSETRAKFVYDYFVKKGVNKRRMRYMGMRRKFPLGGDPKLDRRVEVLITHVGDTN is encoded by the coding sequence ATGTATAAATTTATTTTATCGTTCCTTTTCATTTTAACAACTGGTAGTACTTTTTCACAAAGTGAACTAAGCCACGATGTTTATTTTGATACCGATAAATTTACTGTGCCTTCTACCGAAAAAAACAGGTTACTCCTTTTTATTTCAACCTTACAAGATCTAGAAATTGAATCCATTTCAATCTATGGTTTTTGTGATGATGTTGGTGCAGATACTTATAATTTAAAACTATCTCAAAACCGAGCTGATGCCATAAAATCCATTTTTTCGGATAATGAAATTAGTGAAGATTTAATTACCAATGTTGATGGTAAAGGTGAAATTTTACTCAAAATTATTGAAGACAATAATATTTTAAACATTAGAGGCTTAAATAGAAAAGTAGAAATTAATGTTAAGCCAAAACCACCTGTTGTAGAAGAGGTTGTAATAGAAAAAATTGTAGAAGTTGAAGAACCACCAAAACCTAAATTACCTAAAAATGCACCAGAAAAACTGCAGGGTAAACTAAATATTGGTGATAAAATTATACTAGAAAATATTCTATTTAAAACGGGTTATAGCACCATATTATCTTCATCTAAAAAAACATTAGATACGCTTGCAAAAATATTGGTAGCACGTAAAAATCTATATTTTACTATACAAGGCCACGTGTGCTGCACGCAACTTACCAGAGATGCTGTAGATAGAAAAACAAAGGAACGTAACCTATCGGAAACACGAGCTAAATTTGTTTACGACTATTTTGTAAAAAAAGGTGTGAATAAAAGACGCATGCGTTACATGGGTATGCGTCGCAAATTTCCGCTTGGTGGCGATCCAAAACTAGATAGACGTGTAGAGGTTTTAATAACGCATGTTGGCGATACAAACTAA
- a CDS encoding RpiB/LacA/LacB family sugar-phosphate isomerase, protein MTISIGNDHAGTEYKFAIIKHLEAKGITIINHGTDVNDSVDYADFVHPVADDVENEKSTFGILICGSANGVAMTANKHQKIRAGLCWNKEIVHLIRSHNNANILCIPARFTAVQQVIEMVDVFLNTEFEGGRHQNRIDKIPLSC, encoded by the coding sequence ATGACAATCTCCATAGGAAACGATCACGCAGGAACTGAGTATAAATTTGCTATTATTAAGCATTTAGAAGCAAAAGGAATCACTATTATTAACCACGGTACAGATGTTAACGATAGTGTGGATTATGCAGATTTTGTACATCCAGTTGCAGACGATGTTGAAAACGAGAAATCTACTTTCGGTATTTTAATTTGCGGTAGTGCTAACGGTGTAGCTATGACGGCTAATAAACATCAAAAAATTAGAGCAGGATTATGCTGGAATAAAGAAATTGTACATTTAATACGTAGCCATAATAATGCTAATATTTTATGTATCCCGGCGCGTTTTACTGCTGTACAACAAGTTATAGAAATGGTAGATGTATTTTTAAATACAGAATTTGAAGGCGGACGTCACCAAAACCGTATCGATAAAATACCTTTATCTTGTTAA
- the rnr gene encoding ribonuclease R, translating into MTRKKKGKSKSKGISNLSNTILSILKKERNQTFNYKQIAAKIGVNDASSRNQIIKKLRDLQGKNEIEEVERGKFKAVINAEYHTGILDLGAKGNGYIICDDFEDDVFIASNNINKALNGDEVEFYAYKRRVRGKMEGEITNIIKRAKSEYVGVIQIHEKKNFAFVVCDSNKMSKDIFVPINKINKAEDGDKVLVSLEDWPEKSDSPNGRVLKVLGKPGEHNTEIHAILAEYGLPMEFPHEVEEYANNLDTTITEEEIGKRRDMRKDLTFTIDPKDAKDFDDALSFEVLDNGLYEIGIHIADVSHYLQEGTVLDDEAYERATSVYLVDRVVPMLPEVLSNNACSLRPHEEKLTFSAVFQMNDKCEIKKEWYGRTVTYSDARFAYEEAQAIIESNTNNIPKEVSLTGEAYKADQKVADAILKMDDLAKLMRGKRMTSGAISFDKVEVKFDLDENANPVGVFFKTSKDANKLIEEFMLLANRKVSEFVGKKDPKKTFVYRVHDEPDDSKLNNLQNVVSKFGYKLDFKDRKSVSASLNNLLKDVNGKKEQNLVDTLTIRTMSKAEYTTKNIGHYGLAFDYYSHFTSPIRRYPDVMAHRLLQLYLDGGKSANQDVYEEKCQHSSNMEGLATRAERDSIKYMQIKFMQDHQDEEFVGVISGVTDWGIYVEIISNKCEGMVSVRDMKDDHYAFDQDTYSMVGSKNKISYQLGEEIIVSVKNADLVKKHLDFHLIGKPENQE; encoded by the coding sequence ATGACAAGAAAGAAAAAAGGAAAATCCAAAAGTAAAGGGATTTCCAACCTATCAAATACAATCTTAAGTATATTAAAAAAAGAAAGAAACCAAACTTTTAACTATAAGCAAATTGCAGCAAAAATTGGTGTTAACGATGCTAGTAGTCGAAATCAAATTATAAAAAAACTTCGCGATTTACAAGGTAAAAATGAAATTGAAGAAGTAGAACGCGGTAAGTTTAAAGCCGTTATAAACGCTGAATACCACACCGGAATTTTAGATTTAGGTGCCAAAGGAAACGGCTATATTATTTGCGACGATTTTGAAGACGATGTATTTATTGCCTCAAACAATATTAACAAAGCTTTAAATGGTGACGAAGTAGAATTTTACGCTTACAAACGTAGAGTCCGTGGTAAAATGGAAGGTGAAATTACTAACATTATTAAACGTGCTAAAAGCGAATATGTTGGTGTAATTCAAATTCACGAAAAAAAGAATTTTGCTTTTGTAGTTTGCGATAGTAATAAAATGAGCAAAGATATTTTTGTACCTATTAACAAAATTAATAAAGCCGAAGATGGCGATAAAGTACTTGTTTCATTAGAAGATTGGCCAGAAAAATCCGATTCTCCTAACGGAAGAGTTTTAAAAGTACTTGGTAAACCAGGCGAACATAACACCGAAATTCATGCGATTTTAGCAGAATATGGGTTACCAATGGAATTTCCTCACGAAGTAGAAGAGTATGCTAATAATTTAGATACTACAATTACAGAAGAAGAAATTGGAAAACGTCGTGATATGCGTAAAGATTTAACCTTTACCATAGATCCAAAAGATGCTAAAGATTTTGATGATGCCTTATCTTTTGAGGTGTTAGACAACGGTTTATACGAAATTGGAATTCATATTGCCGATGTTTCACATTATTTACAAGAAGGTACCGTTTTAGATGATGAGGCTTATGAGCGTGCTACATCGGTTTATTTAGTAGATCGAGTAGTTCCTATGCTTCCAGAGGTTTTATCGAATAACGCTTGCTCGCTGCGTCCACACGAAGAGAAATTAACCTTCTCTGCAGTGTTTCAAATGAATGATAAATGCGAAATTAAAAAGGAATGGTATGGCCGTACGGTAACGTATAGTGATGCACGATTTGCTTACGAAGAGGCGCAAGCCATTATCGAAAGCAACACAAATAACATTCCTAAAGAAGTTTCGTTAACAGGAGAAGCTTACAAAGCTGATCAAAAAGTAGCCGATGCCATTTTAAAAATGGACGATTTAGCAAAATTAATGCGTGGTAAACGTATGACGTCTGGAGCTATTTCTTTCGATAAAGTAGAAGTAAAATTTGACTTAGACGAAAATGCAAACCCAGTAGGAGTATTCTTTAAAACCAGTAAAGACGCTAATAAATTAATTGAAGAATTTATGTTATTAGCAAACCGAAAAGTATCGGAATTTGTTGGTAAAAAAGATCCTAAAAAGACATTTGTTTACCGTGTTCACGACGAGCCAGACGATAGTAAATTAAATAATTTACAAAACGTTGTCTCTAAATTTGGTTACAAATTAGATTTTAAAGATCGTAAATCTGTATCAGCATCGCTTAATAATTTACTTAAAGATGTTAACGGTAAAAAAGAACAAAACCTGGTCGATACTTTAACGATTAGAACCATGAGTAAAGCCGAATATACTACTAAAAATATTGGGCATTACGGTTTAGCTTTCGATTATTACAGTCACTTTACCTCGCCAATTCGTCGATATCCAGATGTTATGGCACATCGATTATTGCAGTTGTATTTAGACGGAGGAAAATCGGCAAACCAAGATGTTTACGAAGAAAAATGTCAGCATTCCAGCAATATGGAAGGTTTGGCAACTAGAGCCGAGCGCGATTCTATAAAATACATGCAAATTAAATTCATGCAAGATCATCAAGATGAAGAATTTGTTGGTGTTATTTCTGGAGTAACCGATTGGGGAATTTACGTTGAAATTATTTCGAATAAATGTGAAGGTATGGTAAGTGTTCGCGACATGAAAGACGATCATTATGCCTTCGATCAAGATACTTACAGTATGGTTGGTAGCAAAAATAAAATTTCTTATCAGCTTGGAGAAGAGATTATTGTGAGCGTTAAAAATGCCGATTTAGTTAAAAAACACTTAGATTTTCATTTAATAGGCAAGCCAGAAAATCAAGAATAA
- a CDS encoding S41 family peptidase: MKQFFKKKIIIPVLACSLFFTTTAFKNDFFEIAKQLEIFTTLFKELNMNYVDETNPGDLMDIAIKSMLASLDPYTNFMNEQDVEAARINNTGDYTGIGARIKTFKDKLVVVEPYKDYPADKAGLKAGDEIIKVGNVLIETYKDYAGDLLKGAPNSEVEVTYNRQGKTQIATIKRAEVEIKAVPYFSMINEKTGYIVLSKFNKKAHKETNYALRDLKAQGAEKIILDLRGNPGGLLNEAIKIVNLFVPKGQLVVTTKSKVKQYNKTYYTQSEPIDTEIPLVVLINGRSASASEIVSGALQDLDRAVVVGSRSFGKGLVQRPKLLTYGTQVKITISRYYTPSGRCIQALDYWHRDEKGEAVRVKQEQYNAFKTKNGRQVFDGGGVYPDVLVGQNKKSPVATAIVNNDLIFNYATNYHYSHKIEDINTFELSDTDFTDFKKYLKTNNFSFETETEKALSKAFETATNEELNDNIEKDYNTLMANLKQSKSDVIDENKAFLMESLTEDIVKQYAYREGLFDYYKTHDARIKKATEILSNPSKYSEYLK; the protein is encoded by the coding sequence ATGAAACAATTCTTCAAAAAGAAAATAATAATTCCAGTTTTAGCTTGTTCGCTGTTTTTTACAACCACAGCTTTTAAAAACGATTTTTTTGAAATTGCAAAACAGCTAGAAATTTTTACTACATTATTTAAAGAACTCAACATGAATTATGTTGACGAAACCAACCCTGGCGACTTAATGGATATTGCTATAAAAAGCATGTTAGCTAGTTTGGATCCGTACACAAATTTTATGAACGAGCAAGATGTGGAAGCTGCTAGAATTAACAATACTGGCGATTACACAGGTATTGGTGCTAGAATAAAAACTTTTAAAGATAAACTTGTAGTTGTAGAACCATACAAAGATTATCCTGCCGATAAAGCCGGATTAAAAGCTGGAGACGAGATTATAAAAGTAGGTAATGTTTTAATTGAAACGTATAAAGATTACGCAGGTGATTTATTAAAAGGGGCTCCAAATTCTGAAGTTGAGGTTACTTACAATCGCCAAGGGAAAACCCAAATAGCAACCATAAAACGTGCCGAAGTAGAAATAAAAGCCGTGCCTTATTTTTCAATGATAAACGAAAAAACAGGTTACATTGTTTTAAGTAAGTTTAATAAAAAAGCACACAAAGAAACCAATTATGCACTACGTGATTTAAAAGCCCAAGGTGCCGAAAAAATAATTTTAGATTTACGTGGTAATCCCGGTGGTTTATTAAACGAAGCTATTAAAATTGTTAATCTTTTTGTACCAAAAGGCCAACTGGTAGTAACTACAAAATCTAAGGTAAAACAATATAATAAAACCTATTACACACAAAGCGAACCTATTGATACAGAAATTCCGTTAGTCGTTTTAATTAACGGCAGAAGTGCATCGGCAAGTGAAATTGTTTCGGGTGCTTTGCAAGATTTAGATCGTGCCGTTGTGGTTGGATCTCGTAGTTTTGGAAAAGGATTAGTACAACGCCCAAAGTTATTAACATACGGTACACAAGTTAAAATTACCATTTCTAGATATTATACACCTTCTGGGCGCTGTATACAGGCTTTAGATTATTGGCATCGTGATGAAAAAGGAGAAGCTGTACGTGTAAAACAAGAACAATACAATGCCTTTAAAACTAAAAACGGTCGTCAAGTTTTTGATGGTGGTGGTGTTTATCCAGATGTTTTAGTGGGTCAAAATAAAAAATCGCCTGTAGCTACTGCAATTGTTAATAACGATTTAATTTTTAACTACGCGACCAACTATCATTACTCACATAAAATTGAAGATATTAACACCTTTGAATTATCGGATACGGATTTTACAGACTTTAAAAAGTATTTAAAAACAAACAATTTTTCTTTTGAAACCGAAACTGAAAAAGCACTTAGTAAAGCTTTTGAAACTGCAACAAATGAAGAACTTAACGATAATATTGAAAAAGATTATAACACCTTAATGGCGAATTTAAAACAATCGAAATCTGATGTTATAGATGAAAATAAAGCTTTTTTAATGGAATCCTTAACGGAAGATATCGTGAAACAATATGCCTACCGAGAAGGTCTGTTTGATTACTACAAAACTCACGATGCTAGAATTAAAAAAGCAACAGAAATTCTTAGTAATCCTTCAAAATATTCTGAGTATTTAAAGTAA
- a CDS encoding head GIN domain-containing protein, translated as MKTLVKILVLCITTTLFANNEIDKEIGEFKTLKVYDLIEVELVKDNVNKVEITGRNAEDVVIVNKNGLLKIKMSLNEIFDGNNIKIKLHYTALDVIDVNEGSKVFSNDTIEQFEIDLRAQEGASINIPLKVSYANIKANSGGIVETTGTSTSQKISLYTGGIYNGENLKTTKTDVAIKAAGEAHVTATDEVDVNIRAGGDVYIHGKPKNVTENKAFGGRVKYVD; from the coding sequence ATGAAAACATTAGTTAAAATTTTAGTACTATGTATCACGACAACCTTATTCGCAAATAACGAAATAGATAAGGAAATTGGAGAATTTAAAACCTTGAAAGTTTACGATTTAATAGAGGTAGAGCTTGTAAAAGATAATGTTAACAAAGTTGAAATTACCGGTAGAAATGCTGAAGATGTTGTAATTGTTAATAAAAATGGTTTACTTAAAATAAAAATGAGTTTAAACGAAATTTTTGATGGCAACAACATTAAAATTAAACTGCATTATACAGCTTTAGATGTTATTGATGTTAACGAAGGATCTAAAGTGTTTTCTAACGATACCATCGAGCAATTCGAGATCGATTTAAGAGCACAAGAGGGTGCATCTATTAATATACCTTTAAAAGTGAGTTACGCTAATATTAAAGCTAATTCTGGTGGTATAGTAGAAACGACTGGTACATCTACAAGTCAAAAAATATCATTGTATACAGGTGGTATTTACAATGGTGAAAATTTAAAAACAACCAAAACCGATGTGGCTATTAAAGCTGCAGGAGAAGCTCACGTAACAGCTACCGACGAGGTTGATGTAAATATTAGAGCCGGTGGTGATGTGTATATACACGGAAAACCAAAGAATGTTACCGAAAATAAAGCATTTGGCGGACGTGTAAAATATGTAGATTAA
- the rnpA gene encoding ribonuclease P protein component: MSFTYPQQEKLKSRKLIDKLFTEGKSVSAYPLRMVYLPTSHNEDVLAKTGVSVSKRNFKKAPDRNRIKRLLREAYRLNKAEYFNNLTAQHAFMILYIGKEKPTFLQVETKMKQLFEKFSIKISE; the protein is encoded by the coding sequence TTGAGTTTTACATACCCACAACAAGAAAAATTAAAAAGCAGAAAGCTAATTGATAAGCTGTTTACCGAAGGAAAATCGGTTTCAGCCTATCCGTTGCGTATGGTTTATTTACCAACCTCTCATAATGAAGATGTTTTAGCTAAAACCGGTGTATCAGTAAGTAAACGAAACTTTAAAAAAGCTCCAGATAGAAACCGCATAAAACGCTTGTTACGCGAAGCTTATAGATTGAATAAAGCGGAGTATTTTAACAATTTAACCGCACAACATGCGTTTATGATTTTGTACATTGGCAAAGAAAAACCAACGTTTTTACAAGTTGAAACCAAAATGAAACAGCTTTTCGAAAAGTTTTCAATTAAAATTTCTGAATAA
- a CDS encoding GNAT family N-acetyltransferase has product MINIEVKTFEALTKQELYSLLQLRSEVFGVEQDCVYQDIDGKDQKALHVLGIKNDKIVAYTRIFKPGDYFEESSIGRVVVAKNERQHKYGYDIMHASAEAIQKYFSQTVIKISAQVYLKKFYNNLGFSEIGASYLEDGIPHIAMMKQ; this is encoded by the coding sequence ATGATTAATATTGAAGTAAAAACCTTCGAAGCTTTAACAAAGCAAGAATTATATAGTTTGTTACAATTACGCAGCGAGGTTTTTGGTGTAGAACAAGATTGTGTTTATCAAGATATTGATGGTAAAGATCAAAAAGCATTGCATGTTTTAGGAATCAAAAATGATAAAATTGTTGCTTATACGCGTATCTTTAAACCAGGCGATTATTTTGAAGAATCTAGCATTGGTAGGGTAGTAGTGGCTAAAAATGAAAGGCAGCATAAATATGGTTACGATATTATGCACGCTTCCGCGGAAGCGATACAGAAATACTTCAGCCAAACGGTTATAAAAATTTCGGCACAGGTATACCTTAAAAAATTTTATAACAATTTAGGTTTTTCTGAAATTGGAGCATCTTATTTAGAAGATGGAATTCCGCATATTGCCATGATGAAACAGTAA
- a CDS encoding cation diffusion facilitator family transporter: MSHNHGHNHSQHHHHDMKDKNLLISILLNIVITVAQVIGGLISGSLSLLSDALHNFSDVISLVVSYVASKLSKRKASEHRTFGYKRAEILAAFINASTLVIVAFILIKEAVVRFQNPQVIESNLVIMLALLAIAGNGFSVLLLKKDAGNNINIKSAYIHLLTDMLASVAVFIGGMLMKYYQLFWVDSLLTFLIALYLIWVGFDLLKTSTKMLMLFTPEHIDINSLVSDVNKFEKVKLLHHVHIWNLSDNELHLEAHLDLEENVLITEFDAILSNIETYLHENHDINHVTIQPEFDKNDSKDIIVQD, encoded by the coding sequence ATGAGCCACAACCACGGGCATAATCATTCGCAGCATCACCATCATGATATGAAGGATAAAAATCTATTGATTTCTATTCTCTTAAATATCGTTATTACGGTAGCTCAAGTTATTGGTGGTTTAATTTCTGGTAGTCTATCTTTATTGAGTGATGCTTTGCATAATTTTAGCGATGTTATTTCGCTAGTAGTAAGTTATGTAGCCTCTAAATTATCTAAAAGGAAAGCTTCAGAACACCGTACATTTGGTTATAAACGAGCAGAAATTTTAGCAGCTTTTATCAATGCATCTACATTAGTAATTGTTGCTTTTATTTTAATTAAAGAAGCAGTAGTGCGGTTTCAAAATCCACAGGTTATCGAGTCTAATTTAGTTATCATGTTAGCCCTGTTAGCTATTGCTGGTAACGGTTTTAGCGTGTTGTTATTAAAAAAAGATGCCGGTAATAATATTAATATCAAATCGGCTTATATTCACTTATTAACCGATATGTTGGCTAGTGTAGCCGTATTTATTGGTGGTATGTTAATGAAATATTACCAGCTTTTTTGGGTTGATAGTTTATTAACATTCCTGATAGCTTTGTACTTAATTTGGGTGGGTTTCGATCTTTTAAAGACTTCTACCAAAATGTTAATGCTATTTACACCCGAACATATTGATATTAATAGCCTAGTTAGTGATGTTAATAAGTTCGAAAAGGTGAAATTATTGCACCATGTGCATATCTGGAATTTAAGTGATAATGAGCTACATTTAGAGGCACATTTAGATTTAGAAGAAAATGTGTTAATAACTGAGTTCGATGCTATTTTAAGTAATATAGAAACTTATTTACATGAAAATCATGATATTAACCATGTTACTATTCAGCCAGAATTTGATAAAAACGACTCTAAAGACATAATAGTGCAAGATTAA